From Azospirillaceae bacterium:
CCATCCCCTGGATCCAGCGCGTCTTCCACCTGTACACCGGCCCCGACGGCCTGACCCGGGCGGAGCAGCTGCCGGTGGAGGCGCCCCAGGGCGCGCAGATCGCCCAGTTGCTGCGCCGCACGGCGGAGCGGGTCAGCATCGGTGGCACGGCCGGTGGGGCGGGGTTCGACTTCCACGTCGCCAACCAACCCACCCTGCTGATCCCGCTGTTCGGCACCATGATCATCGAACTGCACAATGGCACGCGCTACGAACTGCGCCACGGCGACCTGGCCTATGCCGAGGATTGCAGCGGCAAGGGCCACATCTCCCGCTCCGGCCCCGACGGGTCGCTGATGGTATCGGTGCAGTTGCCCAAGGCCGGCTGTCCGGCCACGGGCAGTTCGGATATTTCCAAGATTTGGCGGGACTAGGCGCCGCCTCGGTCTTCATAGTTCCTTCCAATAAAACGAACATCCGGCAGGGGTAGATACATGAAAATGCGGGCGCTGATCGGCTGGGGCATCGGCTCATTCACCTCGGCCTCGCTGGTGGGGGCGGTGGGCCTGCTGCACCTGCGCTTCATGACCGACAGCCTCGGCATCGCCATGGGCCTGGCCGGCATGCTGGTGGTGGTGTCCAAGGTGTACGACGCCGCCATCGACCCGGTCATGGGGGTGATCAGCAGCCGCACGCATACCCGCTTCGGCCGCTACCGCCCCTTCCTGCTGGCGGGTGGCCTGCTGTCCGCCCTGTCCCTGGTGCTGCTGTTCAATGTGCCGCAGGCGCTGCACGGCACGGGCATGATCGTCTTCATGGGCTTCAGCCTGCTGCTGTTCTCCACCGCCTACACCATGTTCCGCATCCCCTACCTGGCCATCGGGCGGTCCATCACCCAGGACTTCCACGAACGGTCGCGCCTGATGACGTTCAGCGTCTACGGATCATCCCTGGGTGGCCTGGCGGCGACCTCGGCCGCCCCCTTCCTGCTGGCCCACATCGGCAGCAACCGTGAGGGCCACGGCCTGGTGGCCATCATCCTGGCCGCCCTGATCGCGCTGGGCGGTACCGTCAGTTTCCTGCTGATCACCGAGAATGAGGGCGCGACGGCGGAGCGGCACAGCCTGTCCTTCCGCGACGCCTGGGCCGCCATCCGCGCCAACCAGCCCTTCCAGTGCCTGATGGGCTTCAAGGTCACCATGTTCGCAGCCCTGGCCCTGCACATCTCCGCCATACCTTATTATACCCGCCACGTCCTGAAGGCGTCGGATGTCAGCCTGGGCAGCTATTTCCTGACCCAGACCCTGGCGATGATGGCGTCGCAGCTGATCTGGGTGCGGGTGGCCCGGCGCTTCGGGCGGCGCAACGGCCTGATGGCGGCGGCCCTGATGCAGGCGGCGGTCATGGCCTGCTGGTTCCTGGTGCCGGTGGCCCAGCCGCAGCCCTGGATCCAGATCATCGGCGCCCTGGGCGGCATTTCCAGCGGCGGCATCTTCCTGGGCCTCTATACCGTGCTGAGCGACACCATGGACCACAGCCGCCGGCTGTCGGGCAACCAGGGCCGCGACGGCATCCTGGCCGGCGTGTTCGTCATGACGGAAAAGGCCACCGCCGCCTTCGGCACTTTCGTTTTCAGCGCCATCCTCAGCATCGTCGGTTTCACCTCCGCCAAGGATGCCGGCACCGACATGCAGCCCGCCGGTGTCGTGGCCGGCATCAGCCTGGCGCTGTGGGCCCTGCCCGCATTGGCCGCCGCCGCCGCCTGCCTGTTCCTGCGCGCCTACCGGCTGGCATCCGCCGATGCGCCGCAGGCCAGGGGCACGGGTTCGGCGCATGTGGCCCTGGCGCCGGCCGCCCTGCCTGCAAAGAAAATCTAATCAGCCCCAAAACTATTCAGCACCCGCCGGACCGGCCTTTCCCCTCGTCCATGACATTGTTCTGCTATATCGTTGCCCCAGAAAATCATAAATGGACAGGGTTAGGCCATACCACTGGCAGTGGAAGTAATTCCATACCGCTCCGTTTCAAGTCGAAATCCGTTTTCGACTTGGGGACGGATAAGGCTGTCGTTTGGCGCGTGCCCTTTGAACAGGAGCGGGCAATATCTTGGTCGAGACGACAGTGCGCGACGGCGCAGCGCCCCCCATCACGGCATCCATCCCGACCCTGGCCCGGCCCATCGGTCCGGCGGTGGCCTGGTTCACCGTCTTCACGCTGTGCGTGGCGCAGATCATCTCCACCATCGACCGCGGCATGCTGGCCCTGGTGATCGACCCCGTGCGCGCCGACCTGAAGATCACCGAGATCGACATCGCGCTGTTGCAGGGTTTCGCCTTTTCCATCTTCTACGTCACGGTCGGGCTGCCGCTGGGGGCGGTCGCCGACATGGTCAGCCGCCGCCGGCTGCTGGTGGGCGGTATCCTGGTGTGGAGTGCCGCCACCATCGGCGGCGGCCTGGCGCAGGATTTCGGCGGCATGTTCACCTCACGCCTGTTCATCGGCGTGGGCGAGGCGGTGCTGGGCCCCTGCGCCGTCACCATGATCAGCGACCTGTTCCCGGTGCACGGCCGCGGCCGCCCCATGGCAGTCTACGTCTTCGGCACCATGATCGCCTACGGCATCGGCTCGCTGGTCAGCGGCTATATCCTGCAAGTCGCCCCCCAGGGGGCGTTCGACGGCCTGCCCTATATCGGCACCCTGGCGCCCTGGCGCATCGCCTTCGTCCTGGTGGGCGCCTTCGGTTTCGTCATCGCCGCCGTGCTGGGCCTGCTGCGCGAACCGGCACGGCAGCAGCGCGCGGCCTCGGCAGAGACGACCGGATTCCGCGCCGGCCTGACCCATTTCTGGGCGGCGCGGGCGGTGTTCCTGCCGCTGTACGGCGCGCTCGCCTTCTTCGCCATGGGCGGTGCGGCCGCCACCGGCTGGGGTGCCGTGCTGCTGACCCGCGCCTACGGCTATAATCTGGGGGCGGCCGGCAAGGGTCTGGGCTCCGCCTACATCGCCTGGGCCGCCATCGGCGCCATCATCGCCAGCGTGCTGGTCGACCGCGTCGCCCGCCGGGCGGGGGCGGTGGGTAAGGTGCGGCTGGCCGCCGGCCTGGCCCTGCTGTGCATCCCCTCGGTGGTCGCGGTCGCCGCCCCCAACGGCACCATCGCCACCATCCTGCTGGCGGAGGTGATGTTCGCCAGCGCCCTCTACGGCACCACCATGCTGTCGGTGATATCGGAGGTGGCGCCCCTGCGGGTGCGCGGCCTGGCGGTGGCGCTGTACGCCTTCGTCATGACCATGATCGGCGGCTCCATCGGCCCCATCGCCGTGGCCTATCTGACCGAACACGTCTTCAAGTCGCCGGCCGCCGTCGGCTCCTCCATGGCCATTGTCGGCATCGCCGCCCTGTTGCTGTCGGCAACACTGGCCTGGGTTGCCTCGCGCCATGTGGCCAAGGTGGTCCAGGCCACCGCCTGAGGCCATCGGCCATTGCGTGGACGCCCGGGCATCGCCGCCTGGGCGTTCGTGCCCCCTTCCCTGACCATCACCCCGGAACCGATCACGGTTCCGATCGATCGCGGCTGGCCCCAGGCCAGCCCGCCTCTGGAGACATGCCCCGATGACCGCCCCCATGACCAGCGTCAAACGCGCCTATGCCGACAGCCGCCACGGCCAGCTTCACTATCGCGTCGTCCAGCCGACGGACCCGGTCGCGGGCCTGCCGCCGCTGCTGTGCCTGCACCAGACGCCCAGCCACAGCGGCGACTGGCTACCCGTGATGCCGGACCTGGGTGCCAGGCGCGTGGTGGTGGCGGCGGACACCCCCGGCTACGGCATGAGCGACCCGCCCCCCGCCCCCACCACCATCGAGGATCTGGCGGACATCATGGGCACTCTGATGACCGACCTGGCGGCCGACGGCGTGGTGCCAGCGGGCCCGTTCGACGTGATGGGTTTCCACACCGGATCCCTGGTCGCCACCCAGCTGGCGCGGTCCCTGCCCGACCGGGTGCGCCGGGCGGTGGTGTTCGGCCTGGCGGCTTACCCGGCCGACATCCGTGCTGAAAAGCTGGCGAACCTGGCCACGGTGTTTCCGCTGCCCGACGGCACGCTGAACCACGTGGAAAAGCTGTGGAGCATCATCAGCCAGTTGAGCGACCCGCGCCGCGACGCGGAACAGCGGCACGTCGCCATGGCGGAATGCCTGCGGCTGGGCAGCCGCATGACCTGGGGCTACCAGTCCGTCTATCGCTTCGATTTCCTGGGCGCCATGACGGCGGTGAAACAGCCGGTGCTGGTCATGAACCCCGAGGATGATTTGTGGACCGTCACGCATCAAACGTCCCACACCTATCCCAACGGCCGGCGCTTCGACATACCGGGCGTCAAGCACGGGGTGCTGGAACTGGAGAAGGCCCTGGTGCTGGCGGAGATCGAGGCCTTCCTGGCGCCTTGACCGGATCCTTGATCTGGCCGCGCGGCCGATCCCCCTAGCGCGAAGCGCGGCCGATCCAGTGCCGGATCATGGACTTCAGCTGCCGCGCGACCTTGGACTCATACCGGTCCTTGAGGGTGATGAAGCCGAAGGAGGGTGCGGGGATTTCCGACCCCGGCAAGGCCCGCATGGTACCGGCCTTCAGCTCATGCGCCACCACCTCGCGCGCCACCATGCCGATCATCTGGCCGTGCAGGATCAGGTGCTTCACGAAGGCGATGGAGGATGACTTGATGGCCTTGCTGTCGTCGGTATGGCCGAACTTGCGCATCACCCGCATGACGTCCTCGTTCCGGTCGATCATGTCGGGACGGTCATAGGCGTGGACCTGGGCCCAGGTGTACTGACCGAAGGGGGCGCCCTCGGCGATCTGCCTGAAGATGGGATGATCGGCGGCGGCGACCACCGCGTATTCCTGGGTGATCAGGGAATCGAAGATGAAGTCCTGGTGCTCATACCCCTCGGGGAAGCCGCAGACGGCGAAGTCCAGGTCGCCGGTGGTCAGCAGGGCCAGGATCTGCGAGGTGTAACCCTCACGCACCCATAGGTCGATGGCGGGATAGCGTTCGACGAATCCCGCCATCACCCGGGCCAGCGCCTCATTCATCATGATGGGGTGGACACCGACCGCCAGGCTGGGGACGCGGTTGATTTCCGAGATGTCGTTGATGATGCGCTGTTCCTCGTTCAGCATCAGCTTGGCGCGCTGAACCAGGGTTTCGCAAATCTCCGTCGGGCGCACGCCGGTGGGCCCACGCTCGAACAACGAGGTGTTCAGTTCCTCCTCC
This genomic window contains:
- a CDS encoding LysR family transcriptional regulator encodes the protein MNLVQLKRMIAVYETGSLRKASQIIGVTQPALTSSIKQLEEELNTSLFERGPTGVRPTEICETLVQRAKLMLNEEQRIINDISEINRVPSLAVGVHPIMMNEALARVMAGFVERYPAIDLWVREGYTSQILALLTTGDLDFAVCGFPEGYEHQDFIFDSLITQEYAVVAAADHPIFRQIAEGAPFGQYTWAQVHAYDRPDMIDRNEDVMRVMRKFGHTDDSKAIKSSSIAFVKHLILHGQMIGMVAREVVAHELKAGTMRALPGSEIPAPSFGFITLKDRYESKVARQLKSMIRHWIGRASR
- a CDS encoding MFS transporter → MVETTVRDGAAPPITASIPTLARPIGPAVAWFTVFTLCVAQIISTIDRGMLALVIDPVRADLKITEIDIALLQGFAFSIFYVTVGLPLGAVADMVSRRRLLVGGILVWSAATIGGGLAQDFGGMFTSRLFIGVGEAVLGPCAVTMISDLFPVHGRGRPMAVYVFGTMIAYGIGSLVSGYILQVAPQGAFDGLPYIGTLAPWRIAFVLVGAFGFVIAAVLGLLREPARQQRAASAETTGFRAGLTHFWAARAVFLPLYGALAFFAMGGAAATGWGAVLLTRAYGYNLGAAGKGLGSAYIAWAAIGAIIASVLVDRVARRAGAVGKVRLAAGLALLCIPSVVAVAAPNGTIATILLAEVMFASALYGTTMLSVISEVAPLRVRGLAVALYAFVMTMIGGSIGPIAVAYLTEHVFKSPAAVGSSMAIVGIAALLLSATLAWVASRHVAKVVQATA
- a CDS encoding alpha/beta hydrolase yields the protein MTAPMTSVKRAYADSRHGQLHYRVVQPTDPVAGLPPLLCLHQTPSHSGDWLPVMPDLGARRVVVAADTPGYGMSDPPPAPTTIEDLADIMGTLMTDLAADGVVPAGPFDVMGFHTGSLVATQLARSLPDRVRRAVVFGLAAYPADIRAEKLANLATVFPLPDGTLNHVEKLWSIISQLSDPRRDAEQRHVAMAECLRLGSRMTWGYQSVYRFDFLGAMTAVKQPVLVMNPEDDLWTVTHQTSHTYPNGRRFDIPGVKHGVLELEKALVLAEIEAFLAP
- a CDS encoding MFS transporter — translated: MKMRALIGWGIGSFTSASLVGAVGLLHLRFMTDSLGIAMGLAGMLVVVSKVYDAAIDPVMGVISSRTHTRFGRYRPFLLAGGLLSALSLVLLFNVPQALHGTGMIVFMGFSLLLFSTAYTMFRIPYLAIGRSITQDFHERSRLMTFSVYGSSLGGLAATSAAPFLLAHIGSNREGHGLVAIILAALIALGGTVSFLLITENEGATAERHSLSFRDAWAAIRANQPFQCLMGFKVTMFAALALHISAIPYYTRHVLKASDVSLGSYFLTQTLAMMASQLIWVRVARRFGRRNGLMAAALMQAAVMACWFLVPVAQPQPWIQIIGALGGISSGGIFLGLYTVLSDTMDHSRRLSGNQGRDGILAGVFVMTEKATAAFGTFVFSAILSIVGFTSAKDAGTDMQPAGVVAGISLALWALPALAAAAACLFLRAYRLASADAPQARGTGSAHVALAPAALPAKKI